The sequence below is a genomic window from Mycobacteriales bacterium.
CGCGACACCGCCGCCTGGATCAACGCCGCCCCCAGCGGCGCCAGCACCAGCGCCACGACGCCGAGCGCGAGCAGCACCAGCGCCAGCGGCCCGCCGTCGCGGTCGTCGGAACGCCGCCGCGACATGCCGCCGAAGAACGAGAACCGCCAGAACAGGTCGCAGAGCACGACGATCGCGCCGCAGACCGCGACGACGAGCGTCGTGACGCGGGTGTCGCGGTTGAGGACGTGGCTCAGCTCGTGCCCGACCACGCCTTGCAGCTCCTCGCGGTCCAGGCGTTCCAGCAGGCCGGTCGTCACCGCGACGACCGCGTGCTCGGGGTCGCGGCCGGTGGCGAACGCGTTCGGTGCCGGGTCCCGCACGATCGCCACGCGCGGCATCGGCAGCCCGGCCGCGATGGCCATCTCCTCCACGACGTTGAGGAGCTGGGGCGCCTCCGCCGCGGTCACCTCGCGCGCGCCGGCGATGGCGAGCGCGAGCCGGTCCGAGAAGTAGTACGACGACACCGTGCCCGCGCCCGCGATGACGAGCGCGATCAGCAGCCCGAACGGCCCGCCGCCGAGGAACAGGTTGAACCCCTCCGCCACGACCAGCAGCAGCACGAACGCCGTGACCACGAGGAGCCAGGAACGCCGCCGGTTCCGCGCGATCTCGTCGAACATCGCGCTCCTAGAACTGCACCTTCACGGGGTCGCGGGACGGGTCGGTCGGGTCGAGCTCGAAGTAGTCGCGCTTGCCGACGTGCGCGATCGGCGCGATGAACGACGTCGGGATCGTCTCGACGGCGGTGTTCACGGCGCGGACCGAGTCGTTGTAGTGCTGGCGCGCGAAGCTGATCTTGTTCTCGGTGCCGGTCAGCTCCTCGGAGAGCTGCATGAAGTTCTGGTTCGCCTTGAGGTCCGGGTACGCCTCGGTGACGGCGAGCAGCCCGCGCAGCGCGGTGGTGAGCTGCCCCTCCGCCTGCCCGATCGCGGCCGGCGAGGCGCCCTGCGCGCTGAGGCTCTCGGCGGCGGCGCGTGCCTGGATGACGGCCTCGAGCGTCGAGCGCTCGTGGGCGGCGTACCCCTTCACCGTCTCCACGAGGTTCGGGATGAGGTCGTAGCGCCGGCGGAGCTGGACGTCGATCTGCGCCCACGCCTCGTCCGTCCGGTTCTTCAGCCGGACCAGCTTGTTGTAGAGCGAGACGACGATCAGCACGAGCACGACGATGACGGCGAGCAGTACCCAGATCACGGCGCGGCCCCTCCCGGTGTGGTTGCCTACGCGCATCGTGTCGTACCAACCGCCCGACCGCCACAAGCGGGACATCCCGGCCGCCGACGGGGTGCCGCTGCACGTCGAGACGTACGGCACCGGCGAGCCGGTGACGGTGTTCGCGTCGGGGCTCGGCGGCACCATCGCGGAGACGCGGACGTTCGCGTCGGGGCTGCCGGGCACCCGCGTCTTCTTCGACTTCCGCGGCCACGGCGCGAGCGGCTCGCCGGAGGCCGGGGACTGGTCGTACGCCGCGCTCTCCGGCGACCTGCGCACCGTCGCCGACGCCACCGGCGCCACCCGCGCGGTGGGCGTCTCGATGGGCGCGGCGGCGTTGCTGGGGATCCTCGCGGAGACGCCGGAACGCTTCTCCCGCAACGTGTTCTTCCTCCCGGCGATCCTGGACCGGCCGCGGCACGACGTGGTGACGAGCCGCCTCGGCCGGGTCGCCGCGCGGATCGAGGACGGCGACGCGGCGGCGGTGGTGGAGCTGCTGCTGGCGGAGGTGCCGCGCGAGCTGCGGGACGCGCCGGGCGTCGCGGCGTGGGTGCGGGACCGGGCACGCCGGCTGTCGGGGACGGCGGTCGCCGGGCTGGTGCGCGCGCTCGCCGAGTCGCGGCCGGTGCGCGACCGGACGCTGCTCGCGGCGGTCGGCGCGCCGTGCCTGGTGGTCGGGCAGGAGGGCGACGAGGTGCACCCGGCGCAGGTCGCGCGCGAGCTCGCGGCGACACTGCCGGACGCCCGGCTGCACGTGTTCGGCTCGCCGGGCGGGCTGTGGGTGCACCGGGCGGCGCTGCGCGCGCTGGTGACGGAGTTCCTCGCCGGCTAATCCGCTGGCGCCGTGCGGACGCGGCGCGGGACCCTCGCCGGCATGGCGGCGGCGTTGTGGACCGGGATCGCGCTCGGCTTCGTCGTCGCCGCGCAGATCGGGCCGATCTGGCTGCTCTGCGCCCGCACCACGCTCCGCGTCGGCGCGGCGAGCGGGTTCGGCATCGGCGCCGGCGCCGCGGCCGTCGACCTCGCGTACGCGGCCCTGGGCGCAGCGGGCGTCGCGCCGTTCCTCGCCGTGCCGGCGCTGCGCGCGGGGCTCGGCGTCGCGGGCGCGCTGGTGCTCGTCGTGCTCGGCGCGCGGACGCTGCGGACGGCGTTCCGGGTGCGGCTCGGCCACGAGACGCCGGAGGAGACGCTGTCGCCGCGCGCCGCGCTGCGCACCGGCCTGGTCGCCACCGCCTCCAACCCGTCCACGATCGCGTCGTGGGCGGCGATCTTCGGCGCCGCGTCCGCCGGCCACGCCGCCCGCGGCGCCGGGGCGGCGGCGTTGCTGGTGCTCGGGGTGGGGCTCGGCAGCCTCGCCTGGCA
It includes:
- a CDS encoding M48 family metalloprotease, with product MFDEIARNRRRSWLLVVTAFVLLLVVAEGFNLFLGGGPFGLLIALVIAGAGTVSSYYFSDRLALAIAGAREVTAAEAPQLLNVVEEMAIAAGLPMPRVAIVRDPAPNAFATGRDPEHAVVAVTTGLLERLDREELQGVVGHELSHVLNRDTRVTTLVVAVCGAIVVLCDLFWRFSFFGGMSRRRSDDRDGGPLALVLLALGVVALVLAPLGAALIQAAVSRRREALADSTAVSLTRNPAGLRRALEKLLADSTVVSHTSRATAHLWIESPLERQDTGSWLNRMFDTHPPLTERIAALAALEGAGEG
- a CDS encoding LysE family transporter, whose protein sequence is MRTRRGTLAGMAAALWTGIALGFVVAAQIGPIWLLCARTTLRVGAASGFGIGAGAAAVDLAYAALGAAGVAPFLAVPALRAGLGVAGALVLVVLGARTLRTAFRVRLGHETPEETLSPRAALRTGLVATASNPSTIASWAAIFGAASAGHAARGAGAAALLVLGVGLGSLAWHALLVAGMRLLRRRVGDRTLRVVDGVAGGALVLVGVNLGVRAVRS
- a CDS encoding alpha/beta hydrolase encodes the protein MSYQPPDRHKRDIPAADGVPLHVETYGTGEPVTVFASGLGGTIAETRTFASGLPGTRVFFDFRGHGASGSPEAGDWSYAALSGDLRTVADATGATRAVGVSMGAAALLGILAETPERFSRNVFFLPAILDRPRHDVVTSRLGRVAARIEDGDAAAVVELLLAEVPRELRDAPGVAAWVRDRARRLSGTAVAGLVRALAESRPVRDRTLLAAVGAPCLVVGQEGDEVHPAQVARELAATLPDARLHVFGSPGGLWVHRAALRALVTEFLAG
- a CDS encoding LemA family protein; translation: MIWVLLAVIVVLVLIVVSLYNKLVRLKNRTDEAWAQIDVQLRRRYDLIPNLVETVKGYAAHERSTLEAVIQARAAAESLSAQGASPAAIGQAEGQLTTALRGLLAVTEAYPDLKANQNFMQLSEELTGTENKISFARQHYNDSVRAVNTAVETIPTSFIAPIAHVGKRDYFELDPTDPSRDPVKVQF